The Paramormyrops kingsleyae isolate MSU_618 unplaced genomic scaffold, PKINGS_0.4 ups26, whole genome shotgun sequence genomic interval AAGCGTATGTTCATTTCGCATTGAATCGTGACTGCATGGCTACGTATTCCTGTATGTAGCagatgtgttttattatttactagTGTATTGCTTAAATGTTACGTATATGTtagttattataaattataatattgttCTACCGAATTTTTGTCTAGCACACGTTGTGTCTGCTGAAAACCGCATGGTTTGTTATGAATAGGCTGCAAAGTACACTATACAGGcaggatgtaaaaaaaaaaaaaagatcactaTACAACCGCAGATTTCCGCGATAGAAAatgacatatatattacatatgttCCACAGAAAAATCCGCGATACAGCGGGCCCCCTCGAGCTTCATGAAGACATTACGGAGGTCAAACATTTATATGACGGGGGTTAGGGTACACAAAATCATTTAGCGTATAACTGTACGGAGGAGCGACCTAAAAGGATAATTTGAAATGCATACCAAAGTGGACATATATGGGTCTCAGACTTTTCCCCACGTATCTATGCAAAATCACCGAAAATTGCAATTTAGGGCATTGCGTCAGCATTTTCTTTcactgggtggggaggggggggggggggggtgtttggtggGGGTAGTGAGTAGCGCGCGAACTTTAATTAGAATttgaaatttgaaattatttcaaGTATAACACTTACTACAGATTTGCCTAGTCTGGATATTATCGGTCCACATACTTAGACATCATGtagtttaaacatttatattacGGTCAAAGACAATACCACATAATGAATTAGCGTATAACTCGACGTAGGAGCGACTTAAAAGGATAATTGGAAATGCATGTGAAAGAGGACATTCTGCCCTTCGTGGCCATATATAGGGGTTTCTGGGACTTCTCTCGAGGTATCCATTGAAAGTCACCCAAAATTGTATTTCAGGGCTTTGCGCCAGCATTTTCTTTCACGGGGGGTGGCGCGCGGGCGGGGGCGTGCCTATAAGTGAGCAGCAAGCTAACTTTCCTCATTAGTGTTTATTCGGGACGGGGCAGAGAAGCAGCCGAATTGGTACATCTTCAATTTGAAGTTTTCCCCCAGCACTTCGTAAGTACTTTACGCTTTTTAGACAATGCATTACTTAAGATTTCAAAGTAACTGTTTTACAAAGCATATCGCAGTTTAATTCCATGTTTAGATAAACTTAgtctgccgctttgatacgaacgctgctgttacaatgtatatggctgttttgcgtttgtctaaacggggaattaattaatctgccgctttgatacgaacgctgctgttacaatgtatatgtctgttttgcgtttgtctagacatataattaatctgccgcttcTGAAATGCATACGGCTGTCTAATTGGTCTTTGTAAGCTGACGCAACACTCGCCGTGGCCGCAGTTTGTTGGGGGTAGAATCGCCATTTCGGGTGTGTGCTACTCAAGAGCCACCATTTGCCGCGTGGCGTTGCTCGGATACACGtaatctgccgctttgatacgaacgctgctgttacaatgtatatggctgttttgcgtttgtctaaacggggaattaattaatctgccgctttgatacgaacgctgctgttacaatgtatatggctgttttgcgtttgtctaaacggggaattaattaatctgccgctttgatacgaacgctgctgttacaatgtatatggctgttttgcgtttgtctaaacggggaattaattaatctgccgctttgatacgaacgctgctgttacaatgtatatgtctgttttgcgtttgtctagacatataattaatctgccgcttcTGAAATGCATACGGCTGTCTAATTGGTCTTTGTAAGCTGACGCAACACTCGCCGTGGCCGCAGTTTGTTGGGGGTAGAATCGCCATTTCGGGTGTGTGCTACTCAAGAGCCACCATTTGCCGCGTGGCGTTGCTCGGATAAACGTAATCTGCCGGTTTGAAACGagcgctgctgttacaatgtatatcgCTGTTTAATTGCATGTTTAGACAAACTTAAATCAACAGTCGATTGTGCATATGTGGCTTTGAAGTTAATGCTTGGTTGCCTACCGGTTACGTCAACCTCTTCCTATACGTGCGTGACCACAAGGTGCGCCAGTTCTTCCACCAATGGGTTTATGCTCCCATTtaacctataattgaaattaaatgGTTGAATAATTAAGTACTTGGTACCACTAGATGGGTAGAGCAATGGACTCTGAACCATATGTAATCAAATGTGCCTCTTTCTAGATGGTTAATAATTTTGAAATTTCTTCTTCATTTCAGgtactgtttttgtgtttttccatcATGCCCCGCAAGCCCCAGGCCTGCCCGCTTTGCCGGGCTGTCTACAAGAACGTTTCGGTCCACCTCCGTGCCGTGCACAAGGTGGACAGCAACGCGGAGAGGAGGCTGCTGAACTCCTTGTCGTCGGGCAGATTTGCCGGGCCGATAGATTGCCCCGTGCCCCTCTGCCCGGCGACAAACCTCAGCCGAATTGACCGCCACCTGAAGCTGCGGCACTCGCTGGACGGCGACGAGCTGAAGCGGCTGGTATTGCATCCCATTCCATTTAATTGTATCTGTATAGGAAATCTATGCTGCAGTTCATCTTAAAGAATCTCACACGATTACCTCCTGCCCAAAACCCAGATTGCGATCGCCAAGAAGGCGGCGGCACGAAGGTCGTTGCACGACTTGAGAGGCGCACGCAAGCAGAGGGAGGATGAGATGGCACGGCTGAAACGGCGGCTCCGACGCCTGGAGAAGGAGGTGGCCAAGCTGAAAAGGCAAAGCTCCTCTGTGCCTCAGGGGTCGGGATCCTGGTCACGTTCGCAGCATTCTGGCGGTCGGCAGTCTCGGAGCGAGGAGGGCGACATGCCATCCCTCAGCTGCAGACGGCGACGATCAGCTCCTGTGCTCGtcaccacctcctcctcctcagatgAGGTGGTCACCACAGCGGTCCAGCTCTCCGGGGAAGGCCCCAGTGGCGCCACATGTAGTCAGGGTGAGTCCAGCCGGGTGCAGTTGCTACCCCTAATATGTTCCACAGAAGGTGGAAACGACCTGTGGTGGAAGACACGTCAATCACTTCAGCAAGGGAACAGCTATGGTGAGGCTAAAACAACATATCTTCCAACAGGTGGCACTGCCCAGGTGGAGGGAGACCTGGGGGCACATGGCACGCAGCCATCGTGTAAGGTGGTGGTTGTCCtccagcagctggagcaggaggaggaggaggaggagcagcagcagcagcagcagctggaggagtCGGAGTTTGAAGTAAGTTTAACCGGTTAATTTTGGTAATTGAAGCATTaataacgtgtgtgtgtgtgtgtgtgtgtgtacatgtcaaACTGAACACATCTCTTTGACAGGTCCCAAGTCCTCTGCCAAAAGCAGTGCCGTTTGCTCGGGTAATGCCAaggcgtcttttttttttttattttattttttttaacttttcaaACATGTTTTGGGTAATTTCTCTGTGATAATGTGCAGTGATCAAAGTAATGTCATTTCTTTAAAATCACAGAAGGCACTCGTCCGACGCAAGATAACGTATCCTGAGACCCTGAAGGATATGCTTCGGCAGCAATTCAGGGACCATTGGCAGGAACGGCCAATAAGAACAGACACGGTTAGTATGCTGTTTGGTATCATATCAGTTACTGCCACCGATGTATCACGCATGACTGAAATGGAATACTGTCTCTTTCAGATCAACAGAGTCTTGTCCCGGTCTCCCACCCTCCTCCAGCACTGCAAAGACCTCCGACTGACGATTGATAACGTCCGAGGCTTATTGAAGCAAATGCAACAGTAAGCCACCTTCactgaacatttaaaacatttaagatGGTGGTTGTTACTAATACTTTACTGTTGTGCTTGCTGTTGCtcatatgctttttttttttttttttttctctctgcttGTCTACATTTCAGATCATCAGTCCCTACATAAGGAGGAAGGATGCCTCTCTGAAAGGCCATCTTTCTTCCCTGTTTTATATCTCCTCTATtaagtatttatatttctatttattttatttatatttttgtcacAGCTGTTTTATTTGTTGCTTTGCACTTAAGCTTTGAAGTTTACATAGGAACAGGCAAATAAAAGGcctttgtttaattaatgtcTCAGTTTTCCCTTGTCATGTCCTCCACAAGTCACTGTGCATGGGGTTATGGTAGGCATACTTTTTAACTGATGGGTTCATTAAACACTCGTATGGTTGGggaaggggggtcttagggttcgGGAAGGGGGTAAGGGGTTTTAGCGTAATGGCTGTCCCTTACTGCGAATGCCTTGGTCAGCACCACCTCTAGCCtgaccctacgagccaggggtctgaaatttggcatgcgtcaactagatctatgtatgagggagtatgcaaaatttcatgagcccacgccttagagaacttgtctggtgtaattttaaatgtctagtttaagggagctaaaggcctcataaaggacttggggggtccgtcacggctgaagcctacgagccaggggtctgaaatttggcatgcgtcaactagatgtatgtatgagggagtttgcaaaatttaatgagcccacgccttagagaacttgtctggtgtaattttaaatgtctaatttaagggagctaaaggcctcataaaggactaggggggtccgtcacggctgaagcctacgagccaggggtctgaaatttggcatgcgtcaactagatgtatgtatgaggg includes:
- the LOC140583903 gene encoding uncharacterized protein isoform X1, whose amino-acid sequence is MVNNFEISSSFQVLFLCFSIMPRKPQACPLCRAVYKNVSVHLRAVHKVDSNAERRLLNSLSSGRFAGPIDCPVPLCPATNLSRIDRHLKLRHSLDGDELKRLIAIAKKAAARRSLHDLRGARKQREDEMARLKRRLRRLEKEVAKLKRQSSSVPQGSGSWSRSQHSGGRQSRSEEGDMPSLSCRRRRSAPVLVTTSSSSDEVVTTAVQLSGEGPSGATCSQGESSRVQLLPLICSTEGGNDLWWKTRQSLQQGNSYGEAKTTYLPTGGTAQVEGDLGAHGTQPSCKVVVVLQQLEQEEEEEEQQQQQQLEESEFEVPSPLPKAVPFARKALVRRKITYPETLKDMLRQQFRDHWQERPIRTDTINRVLSRSPTLLQHCKDLRLTIDNVRGLLKQMQQSSVPT
- the LOC140583903 gene encoding uncharacterized protein isoform X3, with amino-acid sequence MVNNFEISSSFQVLFLCFSIMPRKPQACPLCRAVYKNVSVHLRAVHKVDSNAERRLLNSLSSGRFAGPIDCPVPLCPATNLSRIDRHLKLRHSLDGDELKRLIAIAKKAAARRSLHDLRGARKQREDEMARLKRRLRRLEKEVAKLKRQSSSVPQGSGSWSRSQHSGGRQSRSEEGDMPSLSCRRRRSAPVLVTTSSSSDEVVTTAVQLSGEGPSGATCSQGGTAQVEGDLGAHGTQPSCKVVVVLQQLEQEEEEEEQQQQQQLEESEFEVPSPLPKAVPFARKALVRRKITYPETLKDMLRQQFRDHWQERPIRTDTINRVLSRSPTLLQHCKDLRLTIDNVRGLLKQMQQSSVPT
- the LOC140583903 gene encoding uncharacterized protein isoform X2, coding for MPRKPQACPLCRAVYKNVSVHLRAVHKVDSNAERRLLNSLSSGRFAGPIDCPVPLCPATNLSRIDRHLKLRHSLDGDELKRLIAIAKKAAARRSLHDLRGARKQREDEMARLKRRLRRLEKEVAKLKRQSSSVPQGSGSWSRSQHSGGRQSRSEEGDMPSLSCRRRRSAPVLVTTSSSSDEVVTTAVQLSGEGPSGATCSQGESSRVQLLPLICSTEGGNDLWWKTRQSLQQGNSYGEAKTTYLPTGGTAQVEGDLGAHGTQPSCKVVVVLQQLEQEEEEEEQQQQQQLEESEFEVPSPLPKAVPFARKALVRRKITYPETLKDMLRQQFRDHWQERPIRTDTINRVLSRSPTLLQHCKDLRLTIDNVRGLLKQMQQSSVPT